From the Lactobacillus johnsonii genome, the window TCTGCAATAAGTATACCAAATTCGATATATTTATGGAGAAAAAATATGAAGGATAAATCATCACTACGTTACTTTTGGGTAACTTTATTAAATATTATTATTACAATTGCGGAATTTATCGGTGGAGCAGTTTCAGGCTCACTTGCTCTGCTTTCAGATGCCGTACATAATTTAAGCGATGTTGGATCAATTATTTTAGCTTTTGTTGCTAATTTAATTGCTAAAAGAAAGCGAAATAACAGCAAGACTTTTGGCTATGACCGCGCGGAAATATTAGCAGCTTTTACTAATGGGATTATTTTAATAGTAATCAGCATTTATTTATTTATCGAAGGAATTCAACGATTTAGTCATCCTGAACCAATTAAAGGAAAAATCATGTTAATTGTTTCTTTAATTGGGTTAGCTGCTAATTTAATTTCAATGCTAGTAGTTATGAAGGAAGCTAAGACGAGTCTTAATGCAAAAGCTACATTTTTAAATATGCTTTCAGACGCAATAACTAGTGTAGCAGTTGTAATTGGAGCAATTGTAATTTCAATTTGGAAAATTTACTGGGTCGATCCTGTTTTGACGATAGCAGCCTCTGTATTTTTACTTAAAGAAGCTTATGAAGTTACTATTAAAGCTGCTAATATTTTAATGGAAACAAACCCTAGCATCGACTTAAATAAGATAAATGAATTAGTTTTATCTTGTCCACATGTAAATAACATTCACCATGTGCATGTTTGGCAATATTCAGACAATGTGACGATGTTAGACGCACATATTAATGTAGATAAAAATTTAGATGCTGTGCAATTAGAAAAGATATACACAGAAATTGCTAAAAAATTAAAGCCGCTTGGAATTAACCATGTGACACTTCAAGCAGAATGCACACGTGGAATTAGTGATAAAATGATTTTTGATGATAAAGAAGATTAGTTAATCTGGTTTTGCTGCTATTTGGTAAAATAGGGGCAAAGCCTTTTATTTTAAGGAGAAAAAATGAAATTCGATACTAATGATCTAAAAGAAAATCTAAAAAATTATCAAAAGAAAGCTACAGACCAATTTAAAGATTTTGCGGAAAATGATTGGCCCGATATCAAAGACCACTTAACTGAAAAAGGCCAACAAGCTGGGGATTTTTTGAAACAAAACGGTGGCAAAGTTTATCAGAATTCGGTTAAAGCTTTCAAGAAAGCAGTTCGAAACTTAGACCAAAAAGTAAATGGTACAAGCATACACAAGGATGATAAATAAAATGAAGGTAAATATTTGGGTTGCAGTCATAGTTCTATTAATTGGATTATGGGATTTATATACTGCTTACAATCGTTATCAAAAACATAAAGTAACAACGAAAGAATTTCAAAGTGATTCTATTAATGGAACAAAGAAATTGCTTACTGGTATTCCATCTGACAGTAAAGTTGATATCATTTCTTTTACAATCTTAGGTGTCGTTTTTACCATTACTGGAATTATTTTGTTTTTTATGATTTAAATGAGACGGGTGAGAAGAAAGTTGGCCAAATTAGTTTTAGTTAGGCATGGTGAAAGTATAGCTAATCGTGACAATGTTTATACGGGCTGGAATGATGTGCCTTTAAGTAAAAAGGGGATTGAACAGGCAAAAAATGCAGGTCTTAAGGTAGAAAAAATAGCCGGATTTGTGCCAACGCATATTCATACTTCGGTCTTATCGCGTGCAATTATGACAGCTAATATTATTGCAGATGTTTGCAGCTTTTTATATTTACCTATCACTAAGACTTGGCGTTTAAATGAACGTCACTATGGGGCACTTCGCGGTATTAATAAGGATGTTTCAAAGAAAATTTTTGGCACTAAACAAGTCTTAGAATGGAGACGTGGTTTTGACAGTGTGCCTCCTTTATTAACGCAGCCCGTGCAAGATCGTAGATATCAAAAGTATGATATGCGTCTAATGCCCCAAGGAGAAAGTTTACATCAAACGCAGGAGAGATTAATGCCTTATTTTTGGGATCATATTGCACCTGAATTAATGGCAGGTCATGATCAATTGGTTGTAGCCCATGGCTCAAGTTTACGTGCCTTGATTAAAAAAATTGAAGATATCAGTAATGAGGATATTGTAAAAGTAGAAGTGCCCAATGCGGAGCCAATTGTTTATACTTTTGATACTGATTTGCATATTGTAAAGAAAGAAATTCTACATTGATTGAGTAGCCAACTGGTCTACTCTTTTTTAATAGTTTGTATAGGTATTTTTATGGTAAAATTTTTTACGAGTATATTTGAACAAATTCTTGTAGAGTAGGAGAAAATAATGCGTAAAATATTTTTACTAAGAGGAGCACCTGGATCTGGTAAATCTTCCTTTATTGCTCGTCACCACTTGCAGCCTTACGCTATTTCTCGTGATGAAATTAGGCTGCTATTAGCTGATTTGACGGTTTATTATGAGGAAAGCACAGATCACCTGCATCAAGTTATTCCACGCCACGTTACTGTACGTACAGAGCAAATGGTTGATAATTTGGTACAGCATAAGATGGCTTATGGAGAAACTATCATTGTCGATGGAACTCATATTACGCCAGATAAAATTGAACATTTTCGTCCATGGGTTGAAAAGTATCGCTATGAATTATTTGTAGTCGATTTAATGCAAAATAACACTTTAGAAAGCTTACTGCAGCGTAATCAGGTTAGAATGCACTATGATTGGGTGAAACCTGACGTAATTAAAATGATGTATGAGCAATATAAAGCTCATCCGGAAGTTCCATCTTGGGCTTATTCAATTTTGCCGAATGGAATGGAACGGGCCTTAAGTCAAAAAGAAAAGAATTTAGATCATTATTCACATGTGATTTGTGTACCAGATAAGGTAAGACCAGAAGATTTCCCACATGTGCATATTTCCAACTTTTACTTTTCTTTTAATGATGAATTTACTAAGAAATACGGAACATATAGAAACGTTATAACTTTAGGTAAAACTAGAGAAGAAGTAATTGAGCAATTTAGGCTTCCATATTTTGTATTTAAATTCCACCATAAGCACTTTTTAATTTCTGCATATCCAATTCGAAATGAAATGTTAGATCCTATTCGAAAAGTAAAGGGAGTTTGGTCTTATTCAACTGGGCTATATAATATTGCTGATTTTGTAAAAGAATTTCCTGAGAATGAGCATCAACATGTTCATCAATTTAATTTAAGCAAAATTGATCCCACCCGTTTGTTACATATTTGGTAGTAAAAAATGAGAAGGTTTTTGCCTTCTCATTTTTGTTTGGAAAAGTTTATTGTTTTTTCAATAACTGAGATTAGGTCCTAATACATTAGATAAAGTATAAATTTAAGGAAGGAATATCAAAAAACCATATAGGTAAACTATTGAAAAATAACAATAATAAGACATCATTTGCGTTATTATATTGAAAATTAGGTATAATTGAAACGATGAGAGAGATTCAGAAAAAAGGATAGGGATGGGTATGTTTTTTAATAAGAAAGATAACGATAGTAAACAACGGTTCGGCATTAGAAAATTAACTATAGGAGCTTGTTCCGTATTATTGTCTACATTAATCTTAGGAATAGGAACTCAAGAGCAAAATTCAAAAGCTCAGGCTGCTACTACAGAAACTTCTAACACTGCCAGTTCGACAGACTTAGTAGATAATCATCAAAATAAAAATACTTACCTAAGTTCTAGTGAAGTAAATGAAACAGCTACTAAAGTTAATGAGAAAGAAACTTCTGCTGGTAATGAGCAACAAGACTCTCAATCTGCAGTAGCTCAAGACAAGCAAAGTGGGGAAAAGGTTGCAGATGTAGTTACTAATAATCGGTCTACAGTTGAAGATAAAAGTTCTAATAATGCAGAATCTTCGGAAATCACTGATAACACTAAGAATACGGTAAATTCTGATAGGGCAGAAGTTACAAATAAAGAAGCTAATACACAAACTGATTCTAAAAAAGTTACGCAAAAGACGTCAGGTCAGGCTGTTAATGATGTAAACAAAAATGTAGCTGAAACCACTACTGACACTAAGAATACAAAAGTTTCCAGCTATACTAGTAATTTAGACTTGGAAAATATTCAAGAAAGTCTTGAACAGCAAGCTAAGGAAAATAATGGAAAAGCATTAGATGCTAAATCAGTTACATCTTTACTTAGAAGTTCGGATGCAGCTAATTTCCAAGTTTTGGCAGCATTAACAGAAAATATCGCTGAGGCTGATAAAATTAAAGCCAACGCAGCAGTGACAATTCCAAGTACTGACGGACGTTATACTTTATATATTTCAAGAAATACGTGGGGAAATACTACAGATGGTAATCAACCAACTAAGGTTTTACTTTCAGGAAATGTTCTTAGTGGTGATACTGTAACTATTTCAATCCCAAGCTATGGTATTGTCGGTGTCAATTCGCCAACTATCGATGCTAACTATGGGAGTGCTTCTCTAAAGGATATGGGTAATGATAAGGTAGTTATCTATAACTTCACCACTTCTGGGGTTATTAATCCGATCGTTACGATTCCCGCTGACAATGGATATGGTGCTAAACCCACGCCAATGCAAATTACTCAGCCTACGGTTAAGGATATTACTTGGACAATTAATGGTGTAGAGCAAACATCAGCTAAATTTCATATTGATATTAACCCTGTATGGAATCCGAAATTTGCTTTAAGTAAACCTAATCCAGAGTCTACTGATCAAAATGCGTTAAAGAAGATGATTCCTAATTATGAATCAATCTATCAACTAGCAATTAATGAAACTAACGGGGTTGCTCCGGGCCAAGACTACAGCAACACGCCTTTTCCTTCTTAAAAAATTAATAGTGCCGTTAATTATGGCACTATAATTACAATCCCAATGCCTAAAGGTTATGTGTTAGATCAATCTGCCACAATGCAACTTAATAATTTTGGGGATAAAACTACCATTACCCAAGAAGGTAATAACGTTATTATTACTGTACCAAAAGGTTCTGGTACGCAGAACTGGAATAGCGGACCGGCATACCAACTTGTTGGGTCATATGATATTGCCATGCCAGCTATCGCTACCACCTATACGGCTGATGCCCCTATTACGATTGTGCAAAAGCTTAATGATGATGGTAGTCAAACAAAAATTTGGAATGGCCCAACAGTAAGTCAAGATTTTTATGGCGCAAATGATCGAATTCCACTGGGCCAAATGCCGCTTTATGCTAAAGCTGCTTATAATGGTAATCAGCTTTTAAATAATGGTCATAAACAAATTGTTGCTTACTTTGGTATTACTAATGAATCAATTGCTTCATACAACGATTATAGTAGTAAACTTACTTTTAATTTTGATGAGGGATTAGGTGTAACTGAACTAAAAACACCTACTATTCCTGGTACAAGTAACTATAAGTACACAATTACTTACGCAGATGGTACAACGAGTGAAGGGCAGGTAAGTGCTGGTAATACTATTACGGGAACTGGAGTAATTACTAACATTGTGGTTAGTCCTGATGACTTTGAAAGAGATCAAAGCACTGCTATTAACTTGCCACTTAATAATTTTGCAAATCAAACTACTCAGTCAGTGAACGCGTTTGAAGCATATGGTGCAGTCCCAGATACAGTTAAGCCGGGTACACAATTAGTCGCCAATATGACTTTTACTGGAACAATTCAACAAGGAAATGTAACTAGATATTTGACTAGTAAGGCACAATTTGGTCAGAATGTCGTTTCGCCAGCTGATTTAACTTCTAGTTCAGGCATATTTGGATATCAAACTAACACAGCAACAGGTCAATCTAATATAGGATATCTATCTGTCTACGCGGGTGGTGGACAAACCAACAATATTTATGAACCGATTTTTTACTATGTTTTGCCAGAATGGTTCTCAGTTTATGATTTTTCAACTGACTATACTAAGCTACCTAATTTTGTCCCTAACACTAATAATGGTGTTACTGGTGCGCCAAAGTTGTCAGTATTTACTGTTCCAACAGAAACCCCAGGACTATCTCGTCAAGTTGTAAAGATTGATTACTCTGGTACGGGCTATAACTTTCTTGCTGGTCAAGGTTCCAATAATCAAATTCACCTTAATAGCTTGCCTGATGGAACTAACGGCACCTATCAAGGGATGATTTATATTGTTAGTCCAACGACCAAATTAACGAACACTGCTTATAATTCTAATAATACAAGCAATTTTGCTCCTAGTGGTATTGCTTTTAATCCAGATTGGGTACAGGGGAACATTTCTAGTCTTTATTACATTGGAAGTGAAAACTATACAATTAATCAAGTCGGTGGTGCTAATACTGCTAGCGTTGCTCAAGGGAATCAAAATAATACCTTAGTTGATTCTGGAGTTTCCAATCTTTATGGTACTAACAAGATGGAATATGCTGTTCGTTTGATTAATGGATCAAGTTCTACTTTAACTAATGTTGTTGCTTTGGTGAACTTACCACAAGCTTCCGACACTAGCTTTACTTTTCAACTAAGTGGTCGTACTGTTTACGATGGTGATAGAACTAAGTACTCTTTCTTATATTCTACAGAATTAGGTGATCTTAAGAGTAATAATGACCCTGATGGTACTAAGCCAGATGAGACAGGATACGTTACAGCAGATCAAGTAACGGATTGGTCTAAGATTAAGTCAATTATCATTAAGGTATCATCCTTAAGTAATACTGAACGTTCAGATCGTTTGACTTTCACAGGAATAGATCCTAACTTGGTAAATGATGCTGGTAAGACGGGATATATTAGTACTGGATTTTATTCAGATACTACGAAGCCATTTATAAGCAGTGAGGCAATATATAATACAAGTACTGTTCCTAACAAAGTAAAGCCAGCTAATATTACCGTAACTGGTGAGGCTAAGATTAACTTCAAGCTTCGATATACTGATGAAAATGGTCAAGTTCAGACTGTTGATCTTCCTGAATTAAGTACTGGTTACAATTTAGCCCAAAACAATACAATGTTGACTGAACAGGAAGCTATCAATCTTGCAAATAGGAATGCAGCATCTTCTATCCCTGCTAACTACGAAATTAAGTCAGCGATTTTGCAATCTGGTGGTAAGACTTGGCAAACTAATGCACCAGAAGGTACTCCTGTCTTTGGTGGAAATGTTCAATACTTCTATAATAATGCAACTGTAATATTAGAGGCAGTGCCAATTCAACGTACGATTAAGTATCAGGTCATTGATGAAAACGATCCATCAAATCCGGTAACTATTCAATCATTAACTGATTTATTAAGTAATGGTCAAGCAATTACTGGGAATCAAGGAAGTAATGTTCCAACTGATGCAACAACTGCATATGATGCAGTTAAGAGTGCTTTAGAAGCTAAAGGCTATGTTATTAGTTCAAAGAGTAGTACTGTACCAACAACTTTTAGTCCAGATAATACTGCATTAACGATTTATGTAACTCATAAGCGTGTAAAGGTAAGTACACCAGATCAATGGCCAAGTAGTAGTACCGATACAGATAAAGTTGCACTTTCGAAAACACTTACTAGAACTATCAAAGTTGAAGGCTTACCAACACCAGTTGAAGGAACTACTCAAAGCGTAACGTTTAACAGAACAGCGATTGTTGATGAAGTCACAGGTAAAGTAATAGGTTATGTAGATCCAAGTGATAGTACTAAGACAATTACAGATGGTGATGCTGCATGGACGAGCACCAATAATCAATGGGATGCATTTGTTCCATCAAACGTTCCAGCGGGCTATTCAATTGAATCAATTACTGATGCAAACGGTAATTATTCTGATGTTACTAGCGCAGATGGTAAACTAAAAGGTGTAGCACAAACTACTGTTTCAGCTAACGAAAGTGATGTTACAGTAACTATCACTTATCAAGGTAATCAAGTAAGCAATACAATTACTTTTATTGATACTGATGATAACAATAAACAAGTTGGAGAAACTATTACCATTAGCGGTCGTGTTGGAGAAACCGATAGCAATCTTAATTTAACTGTTCCAGAAGGCTATGAACTGGCTAATGGAGCAAGCTTACCAACAAGTTATACCTTTGAAGCAACTAACACCCCAATTACTATTCCACTTGTTCATAAACATAAGATTGTTGGACCTAATGACACTTGGCCAAGTAGTAGTACTGAGACAGACAAAGTTCCACTTTCTGAAACGATTACTCGCACTATTACTGTGGCTGGACTTCCTACAAATGTTCCATCTGTTGAACAAAATGTTAACTTTACTAGAACTGCAATTGTTGATGAAGTCACAGGTAAAGTAATAGGTTATATAGATCCAAGTGATAGTACTAAGACAATTACAGATGGTGATGCTGTATGGACGAGCACCAATGCAACTTGGAGTAGCTGGGCTAGCTCAACTGTTCCAGAAGGCTACTATATTGAAAGTGCAAAAGTCGGTAATACTGACTATCCTGCAGTAACAACTAATGCAAATGGCATTATTACTGGTTTAAATAGTATTACAGTGACTCCAGAGATGAGTTCGATAACAGTTAATGTGGTCTACAACAAGGTCAATCTTGATTTAACGATTAATCATGATACTATTACTAATACCTACAATGGCAGTGAACAACCAGTTTCTACCGATATAATTAGTGAAATTACTCATACGGTTGTTTCATCAAATACTGATGTATCTGTTCAAAATATTGCTCAAGCTATTCAAGATGCTAACTTGACGTCAGATGATTATTCATACACAGATGACCAAGGTAATATTTTAGCTGGCGCACCAACTAACGCTGGTAATTACCGCATTATTTTGAACCAAAATGGTTTAGATAAATTAAAGCAAGTCGCTGGCGGTTTAACAATTAATTATGATCCAAGTAAGTCATACGTTAACTACACGATTGAAAAGGCACAAGCAAGTGCTGAGCTAGAAGGAAATAATTCTAAGCAGTATGATGGTCAAAGTGTAACTAATGTTGAAGTTACTAAAGATGGTAATATCAAGGTTACTGCGAATGTTCCAAGCACTACTCAAAGTGCATATCAACTTCAAGCGGGTGACTATGACTGGTATAGCGCAGATGGTTCAACTAGATTAAGTAGTGCACCAACTAATGTTGGAAATTACATGATTAAGTTAAACAGTACGGGAATTGCCAACATTAAAGCTCATTATGGCAATAGCGACAACATTAATTGGACTGATGATGCAATTACAGGTAGTGCAACTTATGAAATTACTAAAGCTGCAGCCACTATTTCATTAACTCCTGATGAGAACAAGCAAACAAGTAGTTGGACTGGAAATGAAATTTCTATAAATCCAGCTGATTTTGTACCAACTATTACCACTGATAATGGTGTGACGCTCACTGTTTCTGCTGGTACTTTAGCAGTTGGTGACTACACAGTTACTCCTTCACCAGTTGCACCAGGAACTTACCAAGTTTCATTGACTGACTCAGGTATTGAAAAGATTAAAAAGGCGATTTCAACTAGTGAAAACTATGTTTGGAATAATACTGGTAATGGAGTGTTAGAAATTGTTAATGCTAAAGCGAACTATCAAATGTCAGGCAGTGGTGAAACTACTTATACTGGTTCTGCGGTAGAATTACCAATGGATCAACTTAAGGATGCAATTTCTTCATCTAATACAGTTAATGGTCAAGATTTAGTTATTCCTGAGCTTGATGTTAATGACTTTACTTGGTCTAGCGGTACTGCCCCAACGAATGTAGGTAATTACACTATCAAGTTGAGTGAAACTGGTATTAATAAGATTGCTGCAGCAAATCCAAATTATGCCTTAACTTTAGGTACGAATGCCTTTACTTACAAGATTAATGCGGCTAAAGCAAGTGCAACTGTAAGTGGTGAGAATAGTCGAACATACAATGGTAAAGCTATTTCAATTAATGATATCTATAATGGTGGAACTATCTCTGTTAAAATTACTGGACTTGACGATCAAGAATTTACTTACACCTTGCAAACTGGTGATTACACTTGGAATGTATCTGATCCAACAAATGTGGGTACTTACACTTTAACTTTGAATAGTACTGGAATTGGTCACTTACAAGATCTCTTGAACGATAAGTACGGTAACGGCAATGTAACTATTGCTAACAGCCAAGTTACTGGAAGTGCAAAATATACTATTGAAAAGGCTAACGCCAATGTAACTTTATCAGGTAATCAAGATGAAACTTATACTGCTGAAGAATTCACCAATAGCAACATTAAGGTTAGTGACTACAAGGTGACTTTGAGTAACGGATTAGAATACAAGCTAGTTGATGGAGACTTAGAATTTATTCCAAATCAAAATCCAACAAATGTCGGTACTTATACTGTTCAATTGTCTGATCAAGGTAAGAAGAATATTGCTGCCGTTCAAGGTAAAAACTATGAATATAGCTTTAATGATACTGGAGTAGGTAGTTTCAATATTACTAAAGCCACACCAAGTGCATCATTTACTGGTCAAGGCGAAAAGACTTACGATGGTACACCAATTAGTGGGTATGTACCAAAGGTGACGATTATAGCTCCTGGCAAAAATGATGTAACTTTAGTTGCTGGTACTGATTATGTTTGGACTAATGATGGTCAGACCTTTACTACTACTCCAAGTGATGCAGGAAATTATACTGTTTCATTAACTTCAGACGGAATTGGTAAGATCAAAGCAGTAAACGCTGCAAATCTTGATTGGTCAAATGTAATAATTAGTGAAAATGCAAGGTACACTATCACTAAGGCTCAAGCTACAGTTAACTTTGCTCAACCAGCTAGTCAAACAGTTGAATATGGGAAGAATGATTTTGATGTAAATAACTTCAAACCAAGTATTTCCACAAATAATCATGTAACTGTTAATGTCCCAGAGGGGGTGAGCCTTTCTGCACAAGCTGGCGACTTTGAGTTTACTAATGCCAATGGAAATACAACAACTACCGTTCCAACTGGGCTAGGAACTTACACTGTTACTTTAAGTGAAGCTGGCTTTAAGAAACTTCAATCACAGACTAATAATTATGACTGGGTAAATAATGCAAAAGGTACTTACATAGTAACTAAGGCAACTGATGTATCTGTAACCTTAATCGGTAATCAAGAAGTAATTTATACCGGTAATACATTTGCAAATAGTGATATTAATGTTAACGACTATCAAGTAACTCTTGAAAATGGTCAAACTTACAAGTTAGTTGCTGGCGATTTGGAATTTGGTCCGAGTCAAGATCCAACTAATGCAGGAGCTTACAAGGTACAATTGTCTGCACAAGGTAAGGAAAATATTGCTAAGGTGGATTCAACTCATTATAGTTACAACTTTGATAATGCTAGTACTGGTAATTTTGAAATTCAAAAAGCTACTCCAAGCGTTGAATTTAAGGCCAATGCTGAAAAGATATTTGATGGCACATCAATAGCTCTTGGGGACTACAAGACTCAGCCAAGTGTCACCGTAACTGCACCAGGTAATCCAACTATTACTCTGGAAGCAGGCGATTATGTTTGGATAAAAGATGGTGTTACTTATACAACTGCGCCAAGCAATGTTGGTAGCTACACTATCCAATTATCTGAATCAGGTAAGAATAAGATCTTGCAAAATAGTAATAATACAGAAAATCTTGATTGGGCTAATGCAAAGATTAGTGGTCAAGGTTCATATATAATTACTGAGGCTAATGCTACAGCAAATCTTTCGGGTAATTCATCTAAAACATATGATGGTAATCCAGTAACTACAACTGAGGTTAATAGTAAAGATGGTACAGTTGAAGTAACTATTACCATTCCAAACAGTAGTGAAACTGTAACTTATAAGTTACAAGACGGCGACTACACTTGGAATACGCTAAATGGGGATGCTCCAACTGATGCAGGTGACTATACATTTAAGCTAAGCCCAGAGGCTCTTACTAACTTGCAAAGTGCAATTGATGGTAAATGGGGTAAAGCTAACGTTAAGATAACAGATAGCGATCTTAACGGAGAAGCTACTTTCACAATTAATAAGGCTGATATCACTATTTCAGGAAACAGTAGTCAAACA encodes:
- a CDS encoding MBG domain-containing protein → MPKGYVLDQSATMQLNNFGDKTTITQEGNNVIITVPKGSGTQNWNSGPAYQLVGSYDIAMPAIATTYTADAPITIVQKLNDDGSQTKIWNGPTVSQDFYGANDRIPLGQMPLYAKAAYNGNQLLNNGHKQIVAYFGITNESIASYNDYSSKLTFNFDEGLGVTELKTPTIPGTSNYKYTITYADGTTSEGQVSAGNTITGTGVITNIVVSPDDFERDQSTAINLPLNNFANQTTQSVNAFEAYGAVPDTVKPGTQLVANMTFTGTIQQGNVTRYLTSKAQFGQNVVSPADLTSSSGIFGYQTNTATGQSNIGYLSVYAGGGQTNNIYEPIFYYVLPEWFSVYDFSTDYTKLPNFVPNTNNGVTGAPKLSVFTVPTETPGLSRQVVKIDYSGTGYNFLAGQGSNNQIHLNSLPDGTNGTYQGMIYIVSPTTKLTNTAYNSNNTSNFAPSGIAFNPDWVQGNISSLYYIGSENYTINQVGGANTASVAQGNQNNTLVDSGVSNLYGTNKMEYAVRLINGSSSTLTNVVALVNLPQASDTSFTFQLSGRTVYDGDRTKYSFLYSTELGDLKSNNDPDGTKPDETGYVTADQVTDWSKIKSIIIKVSSLSNTERSDRLTFTGIDPNLVNDAGKTGYISTGFYSDTTKPFISSEAIYNTSTVPNKVKPANITVTGEAKINFKLRYTDENGQVQTVDLPELSTGYNLAQNNTMLTEQEAINLANRNAASSIPANYEIKSAILQSGGKTWQTNAPEGTPVFGGNVQYFYNNATVILEAVPIQRTIKYQVIDENDPSNPVTIQSLTDLLSNGQAITGNQGSNVPTDATTAYDAVKSALEAKGYVISSKSSTVPTTFSPDNTALTIYVTHKRVKVSTPDQWPSSSTDTDKVALSKTLTRTIKVEGLPTPVEGTTQSVTFNRTAIVDEVTGKVIGYVDPSDSTKTITDGDAAWTSTNNQWDAFVPSNVPAGYSIESITDANGNYSDVTSADGKLKGVAQTTVSANESDVTVTITYQGNQVSNTITFIDTDDNNKQVGETITISGRVGETDSNLNLTVPEGYELANGASLPTSYTFEATNTPITIPLVHKHKIVGPNDTWPSSSTETDKVPLSETITRTITVAGLPTNVPSVEQNVNFTRTAIVDEVTGKVIGYIDPSDSTKTITDGDAVWTSTNATWSSWASSTVPEGYYIESAKVGNTDYPAVTTNANGIITGLNSITVTPEMSSITVNVVYNKVNLDLTINHDTITNTYNGSEQPVSTDIISEITHTVVSSNTDVSVQNIAQAIQDANLTSDDYSYTDDQGNILAGAPTNAGNYRIILNQNGLDKLKQVAGGLTINYDPSKSYVNYTIEKAQASAELEGNNSKQYDGQSVTNVEVTKDGNIKVTANVPSTTQSAYQLQAGDYDWYSADGSTRLSSAPTNVGNYMIKLNSTGIANIKAHYGNSDNINWTDDAITGSATYEITKAAATISLTPDENKQTSSWTGNEISINPADFVPTITTDNGVTLTVSAGTLAVGDYTVTPSPVAPGTYQVSLTDSGIEKIKKAISTSENYVWNNTGNGVLEIVNAKANYQMSGSGETTYTGSAVELPMDQLKDAISSSNTVNGQDLVIPELDVNDFTWSSGTAPTNVGNYTIKLSETGINKIAAANPNYALTLGTNAFTYKINAAKASATVSGENSRTYNGKAISINDIYNGGTISVKITGLDDQEFTYTLQTGDYTWNVSDPTNVGTYTLTLNSTGIGHLQDLLNDKYGNGNVTIANSQVTGSAKYTIEKANANVTLSGNQDETYTAEEFTNSNIKVSDYKVTLSNGLEYKLVDGDLEFIPNQNPTNVGTYTVQLSDQGKKNIAAVQGKNYEYSFNDTGVGSFNITKATPSASFTGQGEKTYDGTPISGYVPKVTIIAPGKNDVTLVAGTDYVWTNDGQTFTTTPSDAGNYTVSLTSDGIGKIKAVNAANLDWSNVIISENARYTITKAQATVNFAQPASQTVEYGKNDFDVNNFKPSISTNNHVTVNVPEGVSLSAQAGDFEFTNANGNTTTTVPTGLGTYTVTLSEAGFKKLQSQTNNYDWVNNAKGTYIVTKATDVSVTLIGNQEVIYTGNTFANSDINVNDYQVTLENGQTYKLVAGDLEFGPSQDPTNAGAYKVQLSAQGKENIAKVDSTHYSYNFDNASTGNFEIQKATPSVEFKANAEKIFDGTSIALGDYKTQPSVTVTAPGNPTITLEAGDYVWIKDGVTYTTAPSNVGSYTIQLSESGKNKILQNSNNTENLDWANAKISGQGSYIITEANATANLSGNSSKTYDGNPVTTTEVNSKDGTVEVTITIPNSSETVTYKLQDGDYTWNTLNGDAPTDAGDYTFKLSPEALTNLQSAIDGKWGKANVKITDSDLNGEATFTINKADITISGNSSQTGTYTGDPQVVDPSNFPITLTPEGDGPVPTIPAGTLTSSDFIVKDKDGKTVDPTDVGDYTVYLTPEGVEKLKKLNPNYNWPTTEEEVGKLVIKAAQASAIVSGENSRVYNGEAISTADLYQGGDINVTIVGINDDKITYTLKDGDYDWNVSDPTNVGTYILTLNSTGISHLQEVLTAKYGAGNVTLANTAVSGSAKFTITPASIAISGNGSQTGTYTGNPQVVDPGNFPITLTPEGDGPVPTIPAGTLTSNDFVVKDKDGKTVDPTDVGDYTVYLTPAAIQKLEKLNPNYNWPTTEQNVGTLTIIPAVMDITLSGNGSKVSDGQPAKVELSTLADNLTGNNLNKDGLTLADFSWNTPDGNAPSEVGNYTITLNENGLKKLQADNLNYNVNVSGEFKYTITAAHQKIEYVDGNGNVIKTIENIGTASSNYGDKVDFNVKQNVPKDYKLVDSNVSTQITIENGVTKFLVEPNIVTTTDTKTVTRTIIVENPDGSENKVVQTVTFTRPKYTDPVNGEVTYGEWDKSSGNWNKYSAPEIPGYTSNEVPEESVTPATADKTVTVKYSKNPAIETTDTKTVTRIIIVENPDGSENKVVQTVTFTRPKYTDPVNGEVTYGEWDKSSGNWNKYSAPEIPGYTSNEVPGEVVTPDTADKTVTVKYTKNPAIETTDTKTVTRTIIVEAPDGSENKVVQTVTFTRPKYTDPVNGEVTYGEWDKSSGNWDKYNASEIPGYTSNEVPEEVVTPGTADRTVTVKYTKNPLVETTDTKTVTRTIIVENPDGSENKVVQTVTFTRPKYTDPVNGEVTYGEWDKSSGNWDKYNASEIPGYTSNEVPEEVVTPGTADRTVTVKYTKNPLVETTDTKTVTRTIIVENPDGSENKVVQTVTFTRPKYTDPVNGEVTYGEWDKSSGNWDKYNASEISGYTSNEVPEEVVTPDTEDQTIRIGYSKQQEPETPTIPSQPADKKDSGKVSAVKQQVSTTKISKTNIVNTVQKKVGKQALRNRAQVNKKNDHTLPQTGAYKDMFAIISGALAVGIGLLGLSLDRKKKK